Genomic DNA from Entelurus aequoreus isolate RoL-2023_Sb linkage group LG25, RoL_Eaeq_v1.1, whole genome shotgun sequence:
tcagaaccAACACATTTcactgaactgcactaattttgtcaaaaggagtggtcaaaaattcgacCAGAAGCTcaaagaactttcctccagaaggtcttatctttgtccatgtgatgtcacattctgaaggccccgggcagaattggtacagcatggcaacataagctagctgaattctgattggatacaaactaacctaaaaacagcactggaaggagcatagtatgacatgaagagaatatgaatactttaagatatttagggaaagtaagtcAAAAATTACttctatctttaattatgatcatgatcattttatttcttgaaaaagtttggtgtaaaaaaaattggtacACCACTAATTAATGGTCTAATCGCTGATTTTTGTATActaattttaatgtttgtttaccTCTGCCCCCAGCAACGTGGACCCTCCCATCTGGTATGACACGGACGTGCGCCTCTTTGAAATTCAGAAGATGTAGACGCTCACCCCAGCTTCGACGGACCGGATCCCAAGTAAAACTGTGTTAAATTTGCTTCTTACTGTAAAGTCATCATGATGATGCATGTTTTGGGTAGCTCGTTAAGACGCCATAAAAAGAAGATATTTATCCTATTCATCACTATTGTCCGCGGATTACATCCGTGTTGTTTTGAACTGAAGAACGGGTGCGAAGATGACTGCACTTTTGTTCTGGTTTTTGGAACGTCGGCAGACTTAGAAGTCAGCGTGCAGTCAGTCAAGTCGGACTTGTTTAAGGCAGCGCCACAGGAAGTCATAGTTTCCGCCAGGTAACTGAGTTCGGGGTGAGGTGTTATGCTAATGAGCGTGTTTTCTTTCATATCACAGCTTTTTGGAGAGTACGCTCCGAGACGTTTAACTTTAAAAAACGACAATATTTCCTCTTCCCGACATGCTTTAAAGTGAACTTGCACCTTCTTTCGTTGTGCTGTAACAGTAAATAGtttttatgtataatatatactcTTGTATGTGTTTAAAAGTGTATTTTCCTTAAATTATtctgaatatataaatatattgataTGTGAACAAGATGAAATACTACACAACATTGGAAAGACTGATTAAAACATATTGAAGTAAAAAAAAGGGGGCTGTTTTGCATTATGACCACAAGATGGCACTGTTTTCTTCTGAGACAAGGCCAAAGCCATTTTAGCTCtcattcattaggtacacctgcaccaatACACATATGTTGTCTTTTCAAAAATAGAGCTTAGTTTAATTGAacaataaatgtattattgtgCTTGTGGAACTGCCGTCGTCATACCGTCTATATTCTCGTGTTTAATACGCTACGTGCAGGTAGGTGGACCACCAGTTACTGCCTTTGTTCAACCATAATGACTCTCACAATTGGCATTGCCACACACTAGTTTGCcttttacaaaaccagtgaagttggcacgttgtgtaaatggtaaattaaaaacaaaatacaatgatttgccaatccttttcaacttatattcaaatgaatagactgcaaagacaagatatttaacgttcaaactggaaaagtttattttttgcaaatattggctcatttggaatttgatgcttgcaacatgtttcaaaaaagctggcataagtggcaaaaaagactgaaaatatttggaacatcccacaggtgaacaggctcattgggaacaggcgggtgccatgattgggtataaaatcagtcattcacaaacaaggatggggcgagggtcgccactttgtgaacaaattgtttaagaacaacatttttcaagcagttcttgcaaggaatttagggatttcaccatctacggtccgcaatatcatcaaaaaggttcagagaatctgtaaaaatcactgcacgtaagcagcaaggctgataaccaacattaaatgcccgtgaccttggatccctcaggcggtactgcatcaaaaagcgacaatcagtgtgtaaaggatatcaccacatgggctcaggaacacttcagaaaaccactgtcagtaactacagttggtcgctacataaaactctattatgcaaagccaaagccatttatcaacaacacccagaaacgccgccggcttcgctgggcccgagctcatctaagatggactgatgcaaagtggaaaagtgttctgtggtctgacgagtccacatttcaaattgtttttggaaactgtggacatggtgtcctccggaccaaagaggaaaagaaccatccggattgttataggcgcgaagttgaaaagccagcatctgtgatggtatgggggtgtattagtgcccaagacatgggtaacttacacatctgtgaaggcaccattaatgctgaaaggtacatacaggtttcggagcaacatatgttgccattcaagcaacgttatcatggacgcccctgcttatttcagcaagacaatgccaaaccatgttttacaacagcgtggcttcatagtaaaagagtgcaggtactagactggcctgtctgtagtccagacctgtctcccattgaaaatgcgtggcgcattatgaagcctaaaataccacaacggagacccccggactgttgaacaacttaagctgtacatcaagcaagaatgggaaagaattccacctgaaaacttcaaaaattggtctcctcagttcccaaatgtttactgagtgttgttaaaaggaaaggccatgtaacacagtggtaaaaatgcccctgtgacaactgttttgcaatgtgttgctgccaataaattctaagttaatgattatttgccaaaaaaaaaagtttctcagtttgaacattacttttcttgtctttgcagtctattcaattgaatattagttgaaaaggatatgcaaattattgtattcagtttttatttaccgtttacacaacgtgccaacttcactggttttgggtgttgtacATTCAAATAAATATTTCATAAATATTTCCCAATATAATTTGGAAAATTGCCAGAACGCTGATCACATGTTCTCCTCCTGTGACGCGTTCACCCAACTTAAACCTGACTTGACAATGCAGAGTCGCCTGGCAGACTCCAATGctctcattttcaaaacaattttCACCATTAAAAATGCAGTGAattgatctgttccagggtcaaattgtcactatcataaagcatTTACTTGTACGAGTAATGTTTAAAGTATAACTTTGAAAGTTTTAATGATCaagtaaaaaaagtaaaactACACATATTACGTGATCTAAGGAGTTCTTAGTTTATtggtaaaaattaaaaatgtcctATTTTAAAAAAGAAGCCATTGGAAATGGAAAGAGGCCAACCTATGTTATAACATAGACCTCAAAAAGACTGGCGACTGTGTGCATGCGGTAGAATATCCCGAAAGGGAGTCCTATATTGACAATAGCAGCCCACATAGTGAACTTGTAGAACTTGATCTCCACGCTGTGATCAAACTGGGGGCGAGCACCAAAGGCGGGCATAATCCACAGCTGCCAAAACAAGGACAATTAAGGACATGAAaaatgtggtcaaaagtttacatacacttgtaaagaacataatgtcatggctgtcttgagtttccaatcatttctacaactcttatttttttgtgatagagtgattggagcacatacttgttggtcacaaaaaaaacattcatgaagtttgcttttatgaatttattatgagtctactgaaaatgtgaccaaatgtgctgggtcaaaagtatacatacagcaatgttaatatttgcttacatgtcccttggcaagtttcactgcaataaggcacttttggtagccatccacaagcttctgcttgagtttttgaccactcctcttgacaaaattggtgcagttcagttaaaatgtgttggttttctgacatggacttgtttcttcagcattgtccacatcgtttaagtcaggactttgggaaggccattctaaaaccttaattctagcctgatttagccattcctttaccacttttgacgtgtgtttggggtcattgtcctgttggaacacccaactgcgcccaaggttgtcctgaagaatttggaggtaatcctcctttttcattgtcccatttactctctgtaaagcaccagttccattggcagcaaaacaggcccagagcataatactaccaccaccatgcttgacggtaggtttggtgttcctgggaattGTTGAAATTGGGCAAGAAATGTTGTagtaaatgttttggggaaattcgggaaaatctggaatttttttttaacttggaaaaagggtagtttgaatttccagaaagctggaatgtgttgaaggtggaatggtttgaatgggttgaagaatgtgggaatagttgaagtttgaaaaatggccaattcattttgaatggggaaaatgcacaaaaaaaaaaaaaaggaattatgggaaatccgggaattttttttacagttgttgaagtagagcacacaattcccaaacaggctgaatattttgaagttggaacggtttgaatcagataaaaaatgtgggaattgtggaaatttgaagaatgtcccattgatttcaatgggaatttccccaaatttttggaatttcggaaaaagcgggaattttttttgaaaatggtaaaaaaaaaaactttcatggGCTGAATGATTTTTCCAAAtcggaggaatgttttgacggtggaacggttggattgtgttgaaaaatgtggaaggagtagaaaaaaaggttggaaatagggtgttagaaaaccaggaattctggaaaatcctggaatttttttaaacttggaaaaaaaaaagtagtttgaattttcagcatggtggaatgtgttaaaggtggaatggtatggatcggttgaaaaatgtggaaatggtggaaagtGAAAAAtgcccaattcattttgaatggggaaaaatgtcccggaaaacctggaattctgggaaatctaggAAATTttaggaatttgtcaagggaaagccagcGATTCCCGAACAGAAttcgaatggtctgaatgagttgaaatgggtgGTGTTGGAATttctcaaatcggtcgagaaatgttgaagtagtaacatgttgaattgagaaatggtattacggaggaattcctggaatttcgggaaaacaggacatttttccggttcaaaaaacaacttcggtttttttgtcctgattaagaggaatgttgtgacggtggaacggttgaaatgcgttaaaaACGTGGAAGGAGTGGTCGACAGAAAAAAtagtattgctgggtattgtggccaaacagctcaatttttgtttcatctgacatcacatggacaaagataagaccttctggaggaaagttctgtggtcagatgaaacaaacattgagctgtttggccacaatacccagcaatatgtttggaggagaaaaggtgaggcctttaatcccaggaacaccatccctaccgtcaagcatggtgatggtagtattatgctctgggcctgttctgctgccaatggaactggtgctttacagagagtaaatgggacaatgaaaaaggaggattacctccaaattcttcaggacaacctaaaatcatcagcccggaggttgggtcttgggcgcagtagggtgttccaacaggacaatgaccccaaacacacgtcaaaagtggtaaaggaatggctaaatcaggctagaatgaaggttttagaatggccttccaaaagtcctgacttaaacgtgtggacaatgctgaagaaacaagtccatgtcagaaaaccaacacatttagctgaactgcaccaattttgtcataaggagtggtcaaaaattcaagcagaagcttgtggatggctaccaaaagtgccttattgcagtgaaacttgccaagggacatgtaagcaaatattaacattgctgtatgtatacttttgacccacattttggtcaaattttcagtagacccataataaattcataaaggaaccaaactttatcacaaaaaaataagagttgtagaaagtattggaaactcaagacagccatgacattatgttcttcacaagtgtatgtcaacttttgaccacgactgtatgttgaCTTACAATGACGTTAGCTAGCAGCAGAAAGGCGCACACTTCCTTCAGCACTCTCCTTTTCCAGCTGAGCCGCGTGACGGACGTCAACGGGCAGCTGGACTCGCGGGCCCCCGTGACGGCGCTCGCCTCCGAGTGTTCCTGCGAGGCGTGCGCGTTGCTGTGCAGGGCCGCCTCTCGCATGGAGTGGAAGGGCTCCCGGTGCAGCCCCTCGATGATGAAGTAGTTCTGCAGGCCCAGCTGCACCACCATCACGACCCCCCACGCCAGGTTGAGGGCGTTCAGGTAGCCTCGGGCCCCCTCGGCCACCGTGGCGACGATGCTGAAGTAGCTGATGATGAACTGCCCCATGGAGGCCCCCACCAGGAGCTGCACGTCCAGGCTGCGGGTGGGGTTCTTCTCCGAGACGTGCTCCCGCTGGTCCAGCCGGTACACCACGCAGCCCACGACGGTGAAGACGCACATGAGGCTTACGATGACTATGTTCATGACGAAATGGATGAGGAGGGCGTGCGACTGCTCGCCCCGGTCTTCCTGGGCCATCTCCACTTCGTAGACGATGAACGTCACCAGTCCCACTACCACCAAGAGCAGGCCCGCCACCGGGCCCAGGCGTGCCTCCTTGGGCCGGAATCCGACGTGGCGGTGGCCGTGGTCCTCCACCAGGCGGCCCACGTTCTTCCACATGACGTAGGCCATGGCGGAGGCGAAGAGGCTGTACTCGATGTTGAAAGGGTACAGGTAGTAGAAGGCCTCCTCGAAGGTGCTGCACGCCGAGTGGCTGCAGTTGCACTTGGTGACGTAAGCGGCTGACATGGCGAGAAGAAGAAATTAGAtttcctaggggtgtaacggtacgtgtatttgtattgaaccgtttcggtacgggggtttcggttcggttcggaggtgtaccgaacgagtttccacacgaacatattaagtagccgcctccatttccttctgcctctgtcagtcctctacacagcacccagcattgtcccacccacacaaccatctgattggttacaaacagagcggtaacagccaatcagcagtgcgtattcagagcgcatgtcgtcagtgcttagcgttagcaggtaagcatcaggccgcggactctccccaaattataataaacacctcccagtcaactactagtaacatcactatgagcccgttgaccttctagaaatataaaaggctcgcagtcctggcttgaggtgaaggctaattcgcttttagcgtaacgttagctcattttgcggtgtgtgcgtgcatgtgtgttacggacagcaaagccctgtctgtctgttatttcactttacctttttctgtgttgattgagctgtgttgaagcagcaaaaaaggacattatgttaaatgaagagtttctgtatctgatagttgatataataatgtaagtgcatcattaaccctacatgaactccatggtgttcagggatgaatagtctctcctattgctattgtaccattttttttcagctatagttacattaatcatagtaatgtagcagcctagttttgaatggcagggtccctgctatcacatgttgatacaaatataacatttacataataaaaatcaactgcaggcttcccaaatgctgtaataaattagtTGACTTgatactgtttaatgttgcactttttatatgtggaagaaaagttttgtcaatttatttaatctgagcaacaacttgaggcagtttaatgttgattaacgtgggcagaattattatagtgttcccaatgttaaaaagataaagccattgtttacaaatttggtaaataaataaccaaaaaaatttatattttgttgttttcttactgtaccgaaaatgaaccgaaccgtgacctctaaaccaaggtacgtaccgaaccgaaatttttgtgtaccgttacacccctaagatTTCCCCATCCAGCCTCTATTCCATTATTCTAGTACCTCTGTACATCCTGTGTGGGGCGCTCATGTTCACGTAGGGAGCGTCCGTCTGGTGGAGAGACTCCTCGGTAACCGCAGACATCCACACCACCAGGTTCGAGGACAGGGTGAGCGTGAGGCCGCACCTGGACATGAAGGGTTAAGCCACATGTTGGAAAATTGCCAATTAATTCCTACCGCGTGACGTTCGTATGGAGCTGCACGCAGTCCTTGGCGTGGACCCACAGGAAGTAAGTCTGAAGAAAAAGAATGGCGAGTAAACAAAAATATGTTGATAGGAGGAGGGGCGGGGGGGGTGTTGTCAGGACAACCTGAATGATCAAAAAGACGGCTTGGACGGCAGGGAAGGCCACTTTGACGGCAGAGTCGCAGCGAAGGTAGCCCACGTAGTTGCCGATCTTGAAGACGTCCATGAGGAGACTCAGCAGGCCGAACAGCACCAGaccacctaggaaaaaaaaaaatgttgttcaaTTTAAAATCTTGCCTATACGAAGATAAAAGCCTAGTGTTTACTTACACTAGAGgtcccccaaactttttgacccgggggccgcattgggttaaaaaaaattaggcCAGGAGCCGGGCtatctatataaatacacacatatatatacagtatacacacacatatatccagacatatacatgcatatatttatccatatacatacatataaatatatacacatatacatatatacacacatatacagtatatacatatacacacatacatatatacacacatatatacgtatatacacacacacacatatacacacatatacagtatatacatatacacacatacatatatacacacatatatacgtatatacacacacacacatatatacatacatacatatatacacattacagtatatcatcatcatcggcggtcactcgaacgagtatgacgatcctcctggtaggggtgtatccctttatggaggatgcctgtgcgtgactttgtttaacgtggggagactggtgcaccacacgatccttgacagaatcgggtaagagtccagtggcatggagtcccaagacgactggggacccttttctgctgcagcctccttccgccatcgcagccgttgtggtagttcttacatctaccgtcttccgtcTACTCCgctgttgaggtcttcaccgtatccctggctagggggcagtcaggtactaggcctttgccaagggccacctggggtaacagtagtaaaggggttaacctcctagtgccccaagaccccatagaggagcctccactgccggatgcactttaatgtCATGCCCAGGACGAATacacacattatttatatatatatatatatatatatatatacagtggggcaaaaaagtatttagtcagccacccattgattgtcaatgggtggctgactaaatacttttttgccccactgtatgtatatgtatgtatatgtatatatatatatatatatatatatatatatatatatatatatatatatatatatatatatatatatatatatatatatatatatatatatatatatatatatatatatatatatatatatatatatatatatatatatatatatatatatatatatatatatacatacatacatatatatatatatatacacgtatacatacatatatatatatatacacgtatacatacatatatatatatatatacacgtatacatacatatatatatatacacacgtatacatacatatatatatatacacacgtatacatacatatatacacgtatacatacatatatacacgtatacatacatatatatatatacacgtatacatacatatatatatatacacatatatatacacacatatatatacacatatatatatatacacacatatatatacatatatatatacacatatatatacatatatatacacatatatatacacatatacatacatacatatacatatatatatacatatatatatacacatatatatatatatatacacatatatatatacacatatatatatatatatatatatatacatatatatatacacatatatatatatatacatatatatatacatatatatatacatatatatatacacatatatatatatatatatatatatatatatatacatatatatatacatacatatatatatatatacatatatatacatacatatatatatacatatacatatatatatacatatatatatacatacatatatatatacatatatatatatacatacatatacatatatatacatacatatatatatatacatatatatacatacatatatatatatacatacatatatatatatacatatatatatacatatatatatatacatatatatatatacatatatatatacatatatatatacatacatatatatatacatatatatatacatacatatatatatacatatatatatacatatatatatatatatatatatatacacatatatatatatatatacatatacacatatatatatatatacatatacacatatatatatatatacatatacacatacatatatatatacatatacacatacatatatatatacatatacacatacacatatatatatatacatatacacatatatata
This window encodes:
- the LOC133642428 gene encoding proton channel OTOP2-like → MRTVAEKMLRTCNKLLTRKTPNDDTEAHPSNVDMAAHMENVQHLENVQHLHNIEAASGYVRHVEAVAERAHHGGGWLLSGIVCINILILGCALVSSSAFDGVAVTAVHKQIFLMVLLLATMLWMLFYTFFTFRKNKAVMTEDSHAGPVWLRGGLVLFGLLSLLMDVFKIGNYVGYLRCDSAVKVAFPAVQAVFLIIQTYFLWVHAKDCVQLHTNVTRCGLTLTLSSNLVVWMSAVTEESLHQTDAPYVNMSAPHRMYRAAYVTKCNCSHSACSTFEEAFYYLYPFNIEYSLFASAMAYVMWKNVGRLVEDHGHRHVGFRPKEARLGPVAGLLLVVVGLVTFIVYEVEMAQEDRGEQSHALLIHFVMNIVIVSLMCVFTVVGCVVYRLDQREHVSEKNPTRSLDVQLLVGASMGQFIISYFSIVATVAEGARGYLNALNLAWGVVMVVQLGLQNYFIIEGLHREPFHSMREAALHSNAHASQEHSEASAVTGARESSCPLTSVTRLSWKRRVLKEVCAFLLLANVILWIMPAFGARPQFDHSVEIKFYKFTMWAAIVNIGLPFGIFYRMHTVASLFEVYVIT